In a genomic window of Nodosilinea sp. E11:
- a CDS encoding alkaline phosphatase family protein: protein MLVIGLDCMAPGLVFDQGRPDLPNLSRLMAGGSYGRLESSIPAITVPAWSCMMTFDDLAWRSVGSVGTGGLYTIENDTGPDDANHAPLGLMIFYDPKAPQGGQVLEGAQLYDLLPTLLHRYGIDPPAGLRGKVLAI, encoded by the coding sequence CTGCTGGTCATCGGCCTTGACTGTATGGCCCCGGGTTTGGTGTTTGACCAGGGGCGGCCAGACTTGCCCAACCTCTCTCGACTGATGGCAGGCGGCAGCTACGGCAGGCTAGAGAGCAGCATTCCCGCCATCACCGTGCCCGCCTGGAGCTGCATGATGACCTTTGACGATTTGGCCTGGCGATCGGTAGGCAGCGTGGGCACAGGCGGCCTCTACACTATCGAAAACGACACCGGCCCCGATGACGCCAACCACGCACCGTTGGGACTCATGATTTTCTATGACCCCAAAGCACCCCAGGGCGGTCAGGTGCTGGAGGGCGCACAGCTCTACGACCTGCTGCCAACCCTGCTGCACCGCTACGGTATTGACCCGCCAGCGGGGTTACGGGGTAAGGTGCTGGCAATTTAG
- a CDS encoding LapA family protein produces MRQINFVVIFVIALALVLFGIENTEPVIIHIAPGVDVEAPLCVELIMAMGIGAVFAWVFSVWAQVQGYMSFGKQMQQREIRIQQLEQDVQRYQVELEEQSLMLPAAKVDEGEALAQ; encoded by the coding sequence ATGAGGCAGATAAATTTCGTCGTTATCTTTGTAATTGCCCTAGCCCTAGTGCTATTTGGCATTGAGAATACTGAACCAGTGATTATTCACATTGCGCCAGGAGTGGATGTGGAAGCCCCCCTGTGCGTAGAGCTGATTATGGCGATGGGCATTGGGGCTGTGTTTGCCTGGGTGTTTAGCGTCTGGGCTCAAGTCCAGGGCTATATGTCCTTTGGTAAGCAAATGCAGCAGCGAGAAATCCGCATTCAGCAGCTCGAACAAGACGTGCAGCGCTATCAGGTTGAGCTAGAAGAACAAAGCCTGATGCTGCCCGCCGCTAAGGTTGATGAGGGGGAAGCCCTGGCTCAGTAA
- the metK gene encoding methionine adenosyltransferase translates to MSEYSIFTSESVSEGHPDKMADQISDAVLDAILKEDLHARVAVETLVKTGMAVIAGEVRTNTYVDLEDIVRNVILGIGYDSSNVGFDGASCAVLNAIGKQSSDIAMGVDVATDKDLGAGDQGLMFGYATNETDTLMPAPIYYAHRLVERQAHLRKHGVLPWLRPDAKSQVTLRYENLKPVAVEAVVLSTQHDPDISQADIREAVMEEIVKPVLPSEWLHADTQYHINPTGQFIIGGPVGDCGLTGRKIIVDTYGGMARHGGGAFSGKDPTKVDRSAAYAGRYVAKNIVAAGLADRCEIQVSYAIGVAQPTSISINTFGTGKVDDNTIADLVRQHFDLRPQGLIDMLDLRRPIYQQTAAYGHFGRELPDFTWEKTDKATALKAAL, encoded by the coding sequence ATGAGTGAGTACAGCATTTTCACCTCTGAGTCAGTCTCTGAGGGCCATCCTGACAAAATGGCTGACCAGATCTCCGATGCCGTCTTAGACGCCATTCTCAAAGAAGATCTGCATGCCCGAGTGGCGGTCGAGACGCTGGTTAAAACCGGTATGGCCGTGATTGCCGGAGAAGTGCGAACCAACACCTACGTTGACCTCGAAGACATCGTGCGCAATGTCATTTTAGGCATTGGCTACGACAGCTCTAACGTGGGCTTTGATGGGGCCTCTTGTGCGGTACTCAATGCCATTGGTAAGCAGTCGTCAGACATTGCCATGGGGGTGGATGTGGCCACCGATAAAGACCTGGGCGCAGGCGACCAGGGGCTGATGTTTGGCTATGCCACCAACGAAACCGACACCCTCATGCCCGCCCCCATTTACTACGCCCACCGGCTGGTAGAGCGCCAGGCTCACTTGCGCAAGCACGGCGTGCTGCCCTGGCTGCGCCCCGATGCCAAGAGTCAGGTGACACTGCGCTACGAAAACCTAAAGCCTGTAGCAGTTGAGGCGGTCGTACTTTCCACCCAGCACGACCCCGATATCTCCCAGGCCGATATTCGCGAAGCGGTGATGGAAGAAATTGTCAAGCCAGTGCTGCCCAGCGAGTGGCTCCACGCCGATACCCAGTACCACATCAACCCGACGGGGCAGTTTATTATCGGCGGCCCCGTGGGTGACTGTGGCCTCACCGGGCGCAAGATCATTGTCGATACTTACGGCGGCATGGCCCGTCACGGCGGCGGCGCGTTCTCTGGCAAAGACCCTACCAAGGTCGATCGCTCGGCGGCCTACGCTGGGCGCTACGTGGCCAAAAACATTGTGGCAGCGGGCCTGGCCGATCGCTGCGAAATTCAGGTTTCCTATGCGATCGGGGTGGCTCAGCCGACCTCGATTTCGATCAACACCTTTGGCACAGGCAAAGTAGACGACAACACCATTGCCGACCTGGTGCGTCAACACTTTGACCTCCGGCCCCAGGGGCTGATCGACATGCTCGATCTGCGTCGCCCGATCTATCAGCAGACGGCGGCCTACGGTCACTTTGGTCGCGAACTACCCGACTTTACCTGGGAGAAAACCGATAAGGCCACCGCGCTCAAAGCAGCGCTCTAG
- a CDS encoding urease subunit beta, whose protein sequence is MIPGELLPAEGEIELNAGKETVTLAVANTGDRPIQVGSHFHFFEVNAALSFERDRARGMRLDIPAGTAVRFEPGDERDVTLVPLAGERRVYGFNAQVEGAL, encoded by the coding sequence ATGATTCCTGGAGAACTGCTGCCCGCCGAGGGCGAAATTGAGCTGAATGCGGGTAAAGAGACGGTGACCCTGGCGGTGGCTAACACAGGCGATCGCCCGATCCAAGTGGGTTCCCACTTTCACTTTTTTGAGGTGAATGCGGCCCTGAGCTTTGAGCGCGATCGGGCGCGGGGCATGCGGCTCGATATCCCCGCTGGGACGGCGGTGCGGTTTGAGCCGGGCGATGAGCGCGATGTGACACTGGTGCCCTTGGCTGGGGAGCGGCGGGTCTACGGCTTCAATGCCCAGGTCGAAGGGGCGCTGTAG
- a CDS encoding DUF3153 domain-containing protein, with amino-acid sequence MKYLNAGFKRLPWRVLALVLPLLLSGCLRYDLTLRFDHHTHGQIEQTIELSDRGAALAQPTLEPWLEELKVRSQTFGGQLSQNSQIITLIVPFGTAPDLANRFQQLFSADPSGNPDRVPDTASLVDSPTYLQLPGWGPVPFALDLEQTNWVFASRTHLTYSLDLQDLPANGDAAASAAWADLHFRLQTPWGLAQLAPAATPPTQQDATGATWQLEPGQITVIDASFWLPNAIALGTLGIVALVLAGYGLRYRVARRV; translated from the coding sequence ATGAAATACCTTAACGCTGGGTTTAAACGGCTCCCGTGGCGAGTACTGGCCCTGGTACTACCGCTGTTGCTCAGCGGCTGTCTGCGCTACGACCTCACCCTGCGCTTTGACCACCACACCCACGGCCAGATCGAGCAGACCATTGAGCTCAGCGATCGCGGGGCCGCACTGGCTCAGCCCACCCTAGAGCCCTGGCTGGAGGAGCTAAAGGTGCGATCGCAAACCTTCGGTGGCCAACTCAGCCAAAATTCCCAAATTATTACCCTGATCGTGCCCTTTGGCACCGCCCCCGACTTGGCCAATCGCTTTCAGCAGTTGTTCTCGGCTGACCCGAGTGGCAATCCAGACCGCGTTCCAGACACCGCTTCGCTTGTAGACAGCCCCACCTATCTACAACTGCCCGGCTGGGGGCCAGTGCCCTTTGCCCTCGACCTCGAGCAAACCAACTGGGTCTTTGCCAGCCGCACCCACCTCACCTACAGCCTCGACCTCCAAGACCTACCCGCCAACGGCGACGCTGCCGCCAGTGCTGCCTGGGCCGATCTGCACTTTCGTCTTCAGACGCCCTGGGGCTTAGCCCAGCTTGCGCCCGCCGCTACCCCACCCACCCAGCAAGACGCCACTGGAGCCACCTGGCAGCTTGAACCCGGCCAGATCACAGTTATTGATGCCAGTTTCTGGCTCCCGAACGCGATCGCCCTCGGCACCCTCGGCATTGTGGCCCTGGTGCTCGCTGGCTACGGCCTCCGCTACCGAGTCGCGAGAAGGGTTTAG
- the remA gene encoding extracellular matrix/biofilm regulator RemA, whose translation MDIKLINIGFGNIVSANRVIAIVSPESAPIKRIITDARERGQLVDATYGRRTRAVIITDSGHTILSAIQPETVAHRFVSGKDGDGKA comes from the coding sequence ATGGATATCAAGCTCATCAATATCGGCTTTGGCAATATCGTATCGGCCAATCGGGTCATTGCCATCGTGAGCCCCGAGTCTGCCCCAATTAAACGCATCATCACCGATGCCCGTGAGCGCGGACAGCTTGTTGACGCCACCTACGGTCGCCGCACCCGTGCCGTCATTATTACTGACTCTGGCCACACTATTCTCTCAGCCATTCAGCCCGAGACCGTAGCCCACCGCTTTGTCAGCGGCAAAGATGGGGATGGCAAGGCGTAG
- a CDS encoding FHA domain-containing protein, with protein MITLSLLHPLHKTPVQSWSFEQEAVVRIGRSTDNNVVLYSAVVSRHHVEIYRTDPGWVVKSIGTNGTYLEGRRITEVPVEDGIVIRLARSGPNIQIHMTEEKRDPLKELLNRRRVEESQEIDQSTRHEPPANDKAALPHQTTIINH; from the coding sequence GTGATTACCCTTTCGCTGCTCCATCCTCTCCACAAAACTCCGGTACAAAGCTGGTCCTTTGAACAGGAAGCTGTGGTTCGCATTGGTCGCTCGACCGATAACAACGTGGTTCTCTACAGTGCAGTAGTGTCTCGCCATCACGTCGAAATCTACCGCACCGATCCGGGCTGGGTGGTGAAGAGCATTGGCACCAACGGCACCTACCTAGAAGGGCGTCGTATTACCGAGGTACCGGTAGAAGATGGCATAGTTATCCGCCTAGCGCGATCGGGTCCCAACATTCAGATTCATATGACAGAGGAAAAGCGCGACCCGCTCAAAGAACTGCTCAACCGCCGCCGCGTCGAAGAAAGTCAAGAGATCGACCAAAGCACTCGCCACGAACCCCCCGCCAACGATAAGGCGGCCCTGCCCCATCAGACCACGATCATCAATCATTAG
- a CDS encoding urease subunit gamma, with translation MQLTPQEKDKLLIFTAALVAERRKDRGLKLNHPEAVAYISAAILEGARDGRTVADLMSYGTTLLARADVMDGVAEMIHEVQVEATFPDGTKLVTVHEPIR, from the coding sequence ATGCAACTCACTCCCCAGGAAAAAGACAAGCTGCTCATTTTCACGGCTGCCCTGGTAGCTGAGCGCCGTAAAGACCGGGGGCTAAAGCTCAACCATCCTGAAGCGGTAGCCTATATTTCGGCAGCAATTTTAGAGGGGGCACGGGATGGCCGCACTGTGGCTGACCTGATGAGCTACGGCACGACCCTGCTGGCCAGAGCCGATGTGATGGATGGGGTAGCGGAGATGATCCACGAGGTGCAGGTGGAGGCAACTTTTCCCGATGGCACTAAGCTGGTTACTGTTCATGAACCCATTCGGTAG
- a CDS encoding SufE family protein — MPADRPESIEKIVARFQKAADPKRRYEQLLWFAKKLDPLPEECKTPENKVPGCVSQVFVIADLVDGKVVYQADSDAQITKGLVALLIKALSGLTPGEIVDLSPDFIKDTQLDVSLTPSRANGFYNIFKTMQQKAQALLDGAAPAALLN, encoded by the coding sequence ATGCCCGCCGATCGCCCCGAGTCTATTGAGAAAATTGTGGCCCGCTTTCAGAAGGCCGCCGATCCTAAGCGCCGCTACGAGCAACTGCTGTGGTTTGCCAAAAAGCTCGATCCGCTGCCGGAGGAGTGCAAAACTCCTGAGAATAAGGTGCCGGGCTGCGTGTCCCAGGTGTTTGTGATAGCCGACCTGGTAGACGGAAAAGTGGTCTATCAGGCCGACTCTGACGCCCAAATTACCAAAGGGCTAGTGGCTCTGCTGATTAAAGCTCTCAGCGGCCTCACTCCTGGCGAAATCGTTGATCTCAGCCCTGATTTTATTAAAGACACCCAGCTAGATGTCAGCCTAACGCCATCGCGCGCCAACGGGTTTTACAACATCTTCAAAACTATGCAGCAAAAGGCTCAGGCCCTGCTAGATGGAGCTGCACCAGCAGCGTTACTCAATTAG
- a CDS encoding fatty acid desaturase family protein — MNYTDREFWNTQAEYAKKMRPLLPPEAFLPNYNSVWLLLINGAILILGWAIAHDLDRWNWQWLWLYLPFSLVMGNSIIVLLFSTHDLLHSKAIKHPFVRQAISLIGLTMLWTPPTFWKAVHNREHHSKTNSSQDPDRNYLYEHPNNWGKWIQNLFVPSAEVNLLWLAVGMGHAWGIHMFRNLSSVLLFNNGLTNYPPAAFRVSSKERKAIALEFLVILGIHLGIVSYLGFHPVKLVLSYFLPLWIGYAGIMFYVYTNHMLCRMTEVNDPLMNSISIRVPKLFDLLHLNFSYHTEHHIFPGVNSNYYPQVQALLQAHYGDRFNLLDASEAWRLMLKTPRHYKTETTFTDLKGKTVVACPLSGSHDIEPTSCTTTIC, encoded by the coding sequence ATGAATTATACAGATCGTGAGTTTTGGAATACCCAGGCGGAGTATGCAAAAAAAATGCGTCCATTGCTCCCTCCTGAGGCTTTTTTGCCCAATTACAATAGCGTGTGGCTGCTGTTAATTAATGGGGCAATTCTGATCTTGGGTTGGGCCATTGCCCATGACCTTGATCGATGGAACTGGCAGTGGCTATGGCTCTATTTGCCATTTTCTTTGGTTATGGGAAACAGCATTATTGTTTTGTTATTTAGTACCCACGATCTACTGCACAGCAAAGCAATTAAGCATCCATTCGTCAGACAAGCTATTAGCCTGATTGGACTGACTATGCTGTGGACCCCGCCGACGTTTTGGAAGGCTGTGCACAATCGAGAGCACCATAGCAAAACGAACTCCTCACAAGATCCCGATCGAAATTACTTATATGAGCACCCTAACAACTGGGGAAAGTGGATTCAGAACCTCTTTGTTCCTTCTGCAGAAGTGAATTTGCTTTGGTTAGCTGTGGGTATGGGTCACGCATGGGGAATTCATATGTTCCGTAATCTAAGCTCTGTACTGTTATTCAATAACGGCTTGACCAACTATCCTCCAGCCGCTTTCAGGGTGAGTTCAAAAGAAAGGAAGGCGATCGCCCTGGAGTTCCTAGTTATTCTGGGTATCCATTTAGGCATCGTATCGTATCTGGGTTTTCATCCTGTCAAGCTCGTTCTCAGCTACTTCCTACCCCTTTGGATTGGGTACGCTGGCATCATGTTCTATGTCTACACCAACCACATGTTGTGTCGTATGACTGAGGTAAATGATCCGCTCATGAATAGCATTTCCATTAGAGTTCCTAAGCTATTTGATCTATTGCACCTAAACTTTTCGTATCACACAGAGCACCATATCTTTCCAGGTGTCAACTCAAACTACTATCCGCAGGTTCAAGCTCTGCTACAGGCTCACTACGGCGATCGCTTTAATTTGCTAGATGCCTCTGAGGCCTGGCGCTTGATGCTGAAAACTCCCCGCCATTACAAAACTGAGACCACTTTTACAGACTTGAAAGGGAAAACGGTAGTTGCCTGTCCTCTTTCCGGCAGCCATGATATTGAGCCAACCTCCTGTACGACCACTATCTGCTAA
- the pgl gene encoding 6-phosphogluconolactonase produces the protein MTAPLIEILADKPALVQRALTLTVEAIHAAVADHGYCTLALAGGSTPKPLYMGLAKQDLPWDKIYIFWGDERYVPVDHPDSNAGMAKAAWLDQVPIPPDHILLTPTLEGDPAASASQYEAMVRAIFGRLQGTSSDQVPEFDLILLGMGDDGHTASLFPHTDALAVSDRLITVGYKGSDPRITFTAPLINHSRGVMFLVAGADKQTALAQVFAPDGDDQSYPSRLIRPQGTLRWLLDQQAVGDLDLGHLS, from the coding sequence ATGACTGCGCCCCTGATTGAAATTTTGGCCGACAAGCCTGCTCTCGTGCAGCGGGCCTTAACTCTCACCGTAGAGGCCATCCATGCCGCCGTAGCAGACCATGGCTACTGCACCCTCGCCCTTGCCGGGGGCAGTACCCCCAAGCCGCTATACATGGGCCTGGCCAAGCAAGACCTCCCCTGGGATAAAATCTATATCTTTTGGGGTGACGAACGCTACGTGCCCGTCGATCACCCCGACAGCAACGCGGGTATGGCCAAGGCCGCCTGGCTCGACCAGGTGCCGATTCCTCCCGATCACATTTTGCTGACTCCGACCTTAGAGGGTGATCCTGCCGCCTCGGCCAGCCAGTACGAAGCTATGGTCAGAGCCATATTTGGCAGACTCCAGGGCACATCATCCGATCAGGTACCCGAGTTTGACCTGATTTTGCTGGGTATGGGCGACGATGGCCACACGGCTTCGCTATTTCCCCACACCGATGCGCTGGCCGTGAGCGATCGCCTGATTACCGTCGGCTACAAAGGCAGCGATCCCCGTATTACCTTTACCGCACCTTTGATCAACCACAGCCGAGGGGTGATGTTCTTAGTGGCTGGAGCCGACAAACAAACTGCCCTAGCCCAGGTATTTGCTCCCGATGGCGATGATCAGTCTTACCCATCTCGCCTGATACGCCCCCAGGGCACCCTGCGCTGGCTGCTCGATCAGCAGGCTGTTGGCGACCTTGACCTGGGCCATCTGAGCTAA
- a CDS encoding cation-translocating P-type ATPase has translation MTDLSPAPAPAWHTIGIDEALEKLESHGSTGLSAQAVIDRRRQYGPNELEETGGRPTWRILLDQFTNIMLVMLMAVAVVSAVLSLRAEEFPKDAIAIFAIVILNGVLGYLQESRAEKALAALKQMASPSVRVRRDGRLQEVPSPDLVPGDIMLLEAGDQVAADGRLLEASNLQLRESALTGEAQGVNKQATRTLAADTALADRKNLVYAGTEVVQGRGQVLVTQTGMGTELGRIATMLQGVETEPTPLQQRMTQLGNVLVTGSLTLVALVVGGGVIFGGWQAFERLLEVALSMAVAVVPEGLPAVITVTLAIGTQRMVRRHALIRRLPAVETLGSVTTICSDKTGTLTQNKMVVQQVRTLSQALTVTGEGYAPEGEFVGGGQPIDPRQVPDVGLLLVDGLLCNDSVLQKEAGDWAIMGDPTEGALVVMAAKSGLDRHRLGHELQRVVEFPFSSERKRMSVVLSGVEALGVDLTLPGEVAQATYLMLAKGSPEMLLDCCTSGLKGSDPLPLNQEMRSHILANNTEMAAQGLRVLGFAYRPLDTVPPEGDPDQAEKGLVWLGLVGMIDALRPEVRVAVQRCRAAGIRPMMITGDHQLTAMAIAQDLGIADAQARSLSGADLEAMDQTELEAVVKQVNIYARVSPEHKLRIVKALQKDHQIVAMTGDGVNDAPALKQAEIGIAMGITGTDVSKEASDMVLLDDNFATIVAATEEGRVVYTNIRRFVKYILGSNIGELLTIALSPLILPILDVPLTPLQILWMNLVTDGFPALALAVEPAEPDVMEQPPHDPQEGIFARGLGAYMVRIGVVFAVISITMMVWAYNWSQQGGDPERWKTMVFTTLCLAQMGHAIAVRSSTRLTVEMSPWSNPFVLASVMLTLVLQLMLIYVTPLRNFFGTQLLSPLELLICFGFSTLLFVWVEAEKIYRRLTGKVARD, from the coding sequence ATGACTGACCTTTCTCCCGCCCCAGCACCTGCCTGGCACACAATTGGCATTGACGAAGCCCTAGAAAAGCTAGAGAGCCATGGCAGCACTGGCCTGAGCGCCCAGGCCGTGATCGATCGCCGCCGTCAGTACGGCCCCAATGAACTAGAGGAAACTGGAGGCCGCCCCACCTGGCGGATTTTGCTCGACCAGTTCACCAACATTATGCTGGTGATGCTGATGGCGGTAGCGGTAGTGTCGGCGGTGCTGTCGCTGCGGGCAGAAGAATTTCCAAAAGATGCGATCGCTATCTTTGCGATCGTCATTCTCAACGGCGTGCTCGGCTACCTGCAAGAGAGCCGAGCCGAAAAGGCCCTAGCCGCCCTCAAGCAAATGGCCTCCCCCAGCGTGCGAGTGCGGCGCGATGGTCGCCTGCAAGAAGTACCTTCTCCAGACCTGGTGCCGGGCGACATTATGCTGCTCGAAGCGGGAGACCAGGTAGCCGCCGACGGTCGCCTGCTGGAGGCGAGCAACCTGCAACTGCGCGAATCGGCCCTGACCGGAGAAGCCCAGGGAGTCAACAAGCAGGCCACCCGTACCCTCGCTGCTGACACCGCCCTGGCCGATCGCAAAAACCTGGTATACGCGGGCACTGAGGTGGTGCAGGGCCGGGGCCAGGTGCTGGTCACCCAGACCGGTATGGGCACCGAGCTAGGCCGCATTGCCACCATGCTGCAAGGGGTCGAAACCGAGCCCACCCCGCTACAACAGCGCATGACCCAACTGGGCAATGTGCTGGTCACCGGATCGCTGACGTTGGTGGCCCTGGTGGTGGGCGGCGGGGTTATCTTTGGTGGCTGGCAAGCCTTTGAGCGCCTGCTAGAAGTGGCCCTGAGTATGGCGGTGGCCGTGGTGCCCGAGGGGTTGCCAGCGGTGATCACCGTCACCCTGGCCATTGGTACCCAGCGGATGGTGCGCCGCCACGCCCTGATTCGTCGCCTGCCTGCGGTCGAAACCCTAGGGTCGGTAACGACGATTTGCTCCGACAAGACCGGCACCCTAACCCAAAACAAAATGGTGGTGCAGCAGGTGCGTACCCTCTCCCAGGCGCTAACCGTGACTGGGGAAGGCTACGCGCCTGAAGGCGAGTTTGTCGGCGGCGGGCAGCCTATAGACCCTCGCCAGGTGCCCGATGTCGGGCTGTTGCTGGTGGATGGCCTGCTGTGTAATGACTCTGTACTGCAAAAAGAGGCGGGCGACTGGGCGATTATGGGCGACCCCACCGAGGGGGCGCTGGTGGTGATGGCCGCTAAAAGTGGCCTCGATCGCCACCGTTTGGGTCACGAATTGCAGCGGGTGGTAGAGTTCCCTTTTTCGTCAGAACGCAAGCGCATGAGCGTGGTGCTGAGCGGTGTCGAGGCCTTGGGGGTTGATTTGACCCTGCCGGGGGAGGTCGCCCAGGCTACTTATTTAATGCTGGCCAAGGGGTCACCGGAAATGCTGCTCGACTGCTGCACTAGCGGCCTCAAGGGCAGCGATCCATTACCGCTGAACCAGGAAATGCGATCGCACATTCTGGCCAACAATACCGAGATGGCGGCCCAGGGTCTGCGGGTGCTGGGATTTGCCTACCGGCCTCTCGACACAGTGCCCCCCGAGGGCGACCCCGACCAGGCTGAGAAAGGTCTAGTGTGGCTGGGCCTGGTGGGCATGATCGACGCCCTGCGGCCCGAGGTGCGGGTGGCGGTGCAGCGCTGCCGAGCCGCTGGCATTCGCCCGATGATGATCACCGGCGACCACCAGCTGACGGCCATGGCGATCGCCCAAGACCTGGGCATTGCCGACGCCCAGGCCCGTTCTCTCAGCGGGGCTGACCTTGAAGCTATGGATCAGACCGAGCTAGAGGCGGTCGTTAAGCAGGTAAATATCTACGCCCGGGTGTCGCCCGAGCACAAGCTGCGCATTGTCAAAGCCCTGCAAAAAGATCACCAGATTGTCGCCATGACCGGCGACGGCGTCAACGATGCCCCTGCCCTCAAACAGGCCGAAATTGGCATCGCCATGGGTATTACCGGCACAGACGTCAGCAAAGAGGCCAGCGACATGGTGCTGCTCGACGACAACTTTGCCACCATCGTCGCCGCCACCGAAGAGGGCCGGGTGGTCTACACCAACATTCGCCGGTTTGTGAAGTACATTCTGGGCTCCAACATTGGCGAATTGCTGACGATCGCCCTCTCACCGCTAATTTTGCCAATTCTCGATGTGCCCCTTACGCCCCTGCAAATTTTGTGGATGAACCTGGTCACCGACGGCTTTCCGGCCCTGGCCCTGGCGGTCGAACCCGCCGAACCCGATGTGATGGAGCAGCCCCCCCACGACCCCCAGGAGGGCATTTTTGCCCGGGGGCTAGGGGCCTATATGGTGCGAATCGGCGTGGTGTTTGCCGTGATTTCTATAACCATGATGGTGTGGGCCTACAACTGGTCTCAGCAGGGGGGCGACCCCGAGCGCTGGAAAACCATGGTGTTTACTACCCTCTGTTTGGCTCAGATGGGCCATGCGATCGCAGTTCGCTCCAGCACCCGCCTCACAGTTGAGATGTCGCCCTGGTCGAACCCCTTTGTGCTGGCCTCAGTCATGCTCACCCTGGTGCTCCAGCTGATGCTGATCTATGTCACCCCCCTGCGCAATTTCTTTGGCACCCAGTTGCTCAGCCCGTTAGAATTGCTGATCTGCTTTGGCTTTAGCACCCTGCTGTTTGTTTGGGTCGAAGCCGAAAAAATCTACCGTCGCCTCACAGGCAAAGTGGCGAGGGATTAA
- a CDS encoding S41 family peptidase gives MSASSSQDISFDATSLDAVLGALVTQLDAYVFPEVAEKIQADIEQRRETGGYGEITGGQQLADTLTAQLQQMSGDRNLRLHFSPVPLPHIEPDAIPSAEELERQSQASRRRNFDINRVERLPGNVGYIQLFSFEPPEFAGDALAAAMTLVAHTDALIFDLRYNQGGSPATVALLCSYLLPAHPPTHLNDLYWSETDETHQWWTVPYVPGQRYLDKPVFALTSPETFSAAEEFAYNLQVLKRGAVVGETTRGGANPGRGFRLHDHFWVFMPTGQAINPVTGKNWDGTGVIPTVKVPAETALDTAHLMAINHLLETGAEGVARRELEETLPRVERSLQRARQDLIANLGGPK, from the coding sequence GTGTCGGCCTCTAGCTCTCAGGATATTTCTTTCGATGCGACCAGTCTAGATGCCGTGCTGGGGGCACTGGTGACCCAGCTGGATGCCTATGTGTTTCCGGAAGTGGCCGAAAAAATTCAGGCTGACATTGAGCAGCGGCGGGAAACCGGCGGCTATGGCGAGATTACGGGCGGGCAGCAGTTGGCCGATACGCTGACGGCCCAGCTACAGCAGATGAGCGGCGATCGCAACCTGCGTCTGCACTTTAGCCCCGTCCCTCTACCCCACATTGAGCCTGATGCGATTCCTAGCGCTGAGGAACTAGAGCGCCAGAGCCAGGCTAGCCGCCGCCGCAATTTTGACATTAACCGGGTGGAGCGCCTGCCGGGAAACGTAGGCTACATCCAGCTGTTTAGCTTTGAGCCGCCGGAGTTTGCCGGCGACGCCCTGGCGGCAGCTATGACCCTGGTAGCCCACACCGACGCCCTGATCTTTGACCTGCGCTACAACCAGGGCGGCTCTCCGGCCACGGTGGCGCTGCTGTGCAGCTACCTGTTGCCCGCCCATCCGCCGACTCACCTCAACGACTTGTACTGGAGCGAGACTGACGAAACCCACCAGTGGTGGACGGTGCCCTACGTACCGGGGCAGCGCTACCTCGACAAGCCGGTGTTTGCCCTCACCAGCCCCGAGACCTTTTCGGCGGCGGAGGAGTTTGCCTACAACCTGCAAGTGCTGAAGCGCGGGGCCGTAGTCGGCGAAACCACGCGGGGCGGGGCCAACCCTGGACGGGGCTTTCGTCTGCACGATCACTTTTGGGTGTTTATGCCCACGGGCCAGGCAATCAACCCCGTCACCGGCAAAAACTGGGATGGGACGGGGGTGATTCCTACCGTTAAAGTACCGGCGGAAACCGCCCTCGATACGGCCCACTTGATGGCCATTAACCACCTGCTGGAAACTGGGGCCGAGGGCGTAGCCCGCCGCGAACTGGAGGAAACCTTGCCCAGGGTGGAGCGATCGCTCCAGCGGGCGCGTCAAGATTTAATTGCCAACCTAGGAGGCCCCAAATGA